The region GTATCAAGGGAAGGTCGTTTTGTTTGTCGTCTGGTGTCATGGCTTCCCCATGGTCAAGGGCCATGGGAGGCGGCGATGCCGCCCCCCCAAGCGGGCGTTCCCTACTCGCCGGGCTGGGGCAGGGGGAACAGCTCGTAGATCTTCATGGCCACGTTCATGTCGCCGGTCATCTTGAGCCGCCCGCTCATAAAGGCCTGCATGCCGTCGATCTCGTAGTTGACCATAGACAAAAACAGGTCCGTGCCGCAGGTCTGGGACACGGTGGGCGTGGGGTGGCGCTCATTGACCAGCTCGGCGGTGCCGTCGGCCACCTTGATGTGCCAGACCCCGCCGTTGTCGCCCAGCACGTCCCACTGGAACACCGCGTTCACTCCCTGGGCGGCTTCGGGGTTGAACACCTCCAGCATCTTTTCCATGGCTTGAATGGGCTCGGTAAAAGGCATCCTGTTCCTCCCTTTTTTTGATGGGCCCCTCGCGGCCCGTCGAATGAAACGATCCCCTGGCGGTCCCTAGGGCTTGAGCATCACCTTGATGCACTTGTCCTTGTGATGCTCGAACAGCTCGTAGGCCTCCATGGCCTGGGAAAGCTCGAAGGTATGGGTGGTCAACATGGACAGGTCCACGCGGCCGTTCTCCAACAGGCTCATAAGCTTGCGCATGTGGCCCAGGTTGCCCAGGCCCATGCTGATGCGCACCCCCGAGAGCCCCAGGATGGGCAGATTCAGGGAGACCGGCTCGTTGAAGAGCCCCACGATGGACAAGGTCCCGCCCCGGCGCAGCACCCCCAGGCCGTGGTTGAAGGTGGTGGTAAGGCCCGCCGCCTCGATGGCCACGTCGGCCCCGCGCATGTCGGTGAGGCCCAGGATGTGGCTGGTGACGTCCACCTTGCTGGCGTCGATCACCTCGGCGCCCAACTGCTCGGCCAGGGCCAGGCGGTTGGGCAATACGTCGATGGCGAACAAACGGGCCGGGCTGTAGAGCATGGCCGAGGCGATAGCGCAGAGCCCCACCGGGCCGCAGCCGAACACCGCCACGGTGTCGCCGGGGCCCACACCGCCTTCCACCACCGCGTGGTAGCCGGTGCCCCACACGTCGCCCACCAGGATGGCCTGCTCGTCGCTCACGTTGTCCGGGATGGGCACGGCGCACATGTCCGCGTCCGGCACCAGCACGTACTCGGTCTGGGCCCCGGAGAGCGGGCGGCCCTTGTAGAAGCCGCCGCCCCACACGCCGCCCACCTCGCAATACTGCACCTGGCCCCGCTGGCAGGCGGAGCAGCAGCCGCACCACAGGCAGGCGGGCACGTCCACCCGGTCGCCGGGCTTGAACAGGCGCACCCCCTCGGACACCTCCTCCACCACGCCCACGAACTCATGGCCGATCACCGTGCCGGGCATGATGGGGATCTCGCCGTGTTTAATGTGCAGGTCAGACCCGCAGACGGCGGTGGTGGTCACCTTGACCAGCATCTGCCCCGGAGCGTCGATGGCCGGCTTGGGCACTTCCTCCAGGGCCAGCTGGTGGCCGGGTTTCAGCATTACCGCTTGCATTAATCCACCCTCCCCTTTTCTTCCAGTTGTCGTCGCCGCCTCAACGGGTCAGCTTCACTCCGGCCGCCTCGCGGTCCCAGGTGTCCTCGGTCACTCCCTGATTGCGCAACAGAACCTTCTGCACCCGCTCGGTGGGGGTCTTGGGCAGGGCCTCCATGAAGCGCAGATAGCGCGGCACCATGAAGTAGGCCATGCGCTCGGCGCAGTGGGCGATGAGCTCCTCGGGGCTCAGCTCCATGCCCGGCTTGAGGGTCAGGCACACCATCACCTCGTCCTCGCCCATGGCCGACTTCACGGCCACGGCGGCGCACTCCATCACCGCCTCGTGGGTGCGGATGCCTTTTTCCACCTCGAACGAGCTGATGTTCTCGCCCCGGCGGCGGATGGCGTCCTTCTTGCGGTCCACGAAATGGTAGTAGCCGTCCTCGTCCTGGATCAGATAGTCGCCGGTATGGAACCACAGGTCTTGCCAGGCCTCCACGGTCTGGGCGGGCATGTCGTGGTACTCCAGGAGCAGGCAGTTGGGCTCGGTGGTGCGCAGCAAACATTCGCCGGGCTGGCCGGTGGGAACGGTAAGACCGTCGTCGTCCACCAGCTTCACCTGATAGCCCGGCAGCAAGGGGCCGCAGGAGCCGATCTTGCGCTTGCGCACCGTGTTGAGCATGGGCACCCCGATCTCGCTCATGCCGTAGCCCTCGATGAGGCGCACCCCGAAGCGCTCCTCAAAAGGCTTGTACAGGTCCGGCGGCGCGCCGGCCCCGAACATCACCCGCAGCGGGTTGTCCAGGTCATCGGGCCTGGGCTCGGCCTTGTAGAGGATCTGCAAGATGCCGCCGATGTAGTTGAACTCGGTGCAGCCGTACTTCTTCACCTCGGACCAGAAGTTGCTGGCCGAAAAGCGCCTGCCCAAGACCATGCGCGCCCCGCTCATCAGGGCGGGCATGGTGGAGAGGAACTGCGCGTTGCCGTGGAACAGGGGCAGCGCGTTGAACAGGCAGTCCTCGGGGCCGTACTCGGCGGCGCCGCGGCAGATGTCGCCCATGAACAGGGCGTAGTTGTGGGGCATCACCGAGCCCTTGGAAGGCCCGGTGGTGCCGGAGGTGTAGACGATGGCAAAGGGGTCGTTCCAGAGCACCTCGGCGGGGGCGTAGGTTCCGTCGTTGGCCACCATCGCGGCGTAGGCCGTGGCGGGCTTGCCCAGGTCCGAGGCCTCCCCGCCCAGCACCACCACCCGCTCCAGGCCGGGCAGCTCGCCCAGCACCGGGACCAGGCGCTCCAGGAAGGGCTCCTCCACCACCACCACCTTGCTGCCCGACTGGCCCAGCATGTAGGCCAACAGATCGCCGCGGTGGGCCGTGTTCACCGGCACCTCCAGCGCGCCCAGCTTGCTCAGGCCGAACCACAGGAACAGGTACTCGGGGCGGTTGCTCATGAGGATGGCCACCTTGTCGCCCTTGGCCACGCCCAGGGCCTGGAGGCCGGCGGCCACCTGGTCCGAGGCGCGGTCGAAGTCCTGGTAGCCAAAGGACTCCTCGCCGAAGCGCAGGAACTCGCGGTTGCCGAACTCGGCCGCCTTGTCTTGTAGGGCGCGGTGCACCACCCGGCTGTGGGTCAGGTTGTCTTGGGTCATGGCGCTTCCTCTACAGGCTGGGCATCAGGGGGCCCTGCTTGATGCCCACCTTGGGGTGCGGATAGGTGACGTAGCAGTTGAGCACGTCCTCGCTGGGGCTGAGCTTGAGCCACTCGGCCTCGAACTCGTCATAGGGCTTGGCCGAGGCCAGGCGCGCGGCCACCGCCTCCTGGCGCCGGGCCTTGGTGGCCTCCTCGTCCAGGCGCAGGGTGTCCGGGTCGTAGGAAACCTTGTACACGTGGTCCACCACCCACTCCGAGACCAGGCCCTCGGCCAGGTCGTTCAGGGCGGCCTGGGGGTCGCGCTCCAAGACGTCGCCGTAGCCCGCGCCCCCGCCCACCGGCACGTAGAAGGTGTCGCCGTACATGAACAGCTGGATGGGATGGGTGATGTGGTGGTACTCCCGCTGGCCCTCTTCCGGGTTGCCTTCGCCGTACACCTGGTCCAGGTTGCACGGCAGGCTGTTTTCCGAGGCGCTCAGGAGCCCGCCCAGGTTGCTCTGGCGCACGGTGCTGAGAAACACCGGGGGCACGGCATAGCCGCCGAAGATGCCCAAGGTGGCCGGGAAGCGCGAGCCGAAGCCGAAGCAGCCCATGGCCACGCCGGGCACATGGTGCATCTTCATGCCGAAGCCGATCCCCGCCCCGCCGCGATACTTGCCGTGGCCGTAGGAGTTCTTGAAGTAGTTGCGGAACAGGTACATGAAGGGCCGGTCCGCCTCGGTGGTCTCCACGTCGGAGCAGTCGCTCATGGTGGCGAAGAAGGCCCCGGCTCCGTTGACCCCGTCCTGGTCGCTGCGCGCCCCGGCTCCGGTGGCGTTCATCTCCGGGGTGATGTCGGCCACCGGCTCGCCCCACTGGTTCATGCCGCCGAACAGGGGCACCCCGAAGCCCTGGAACCAGGAGGCCTGGGCCCGGCTGGGGTCCATGTGATAGGTCATGCGCGCCCCGGCCATGAACATGGCGTTGGCGAACAGGGTCTGGGGGAAGGGGGCCATGGTGGTGGGCGCCTCGCCCTTGGCGTTCAAGAGGCAGTCCTCGGGGAACTCCCATTCCATGGGGGCCAACAGCGCGTTGTTGGCCGGCAGGTCGTGCAGGAACCAGCCGCAGAAGTAGACCATGGCCATGCCGATGATGCCCTGGAAGAAGCTGTTCAAGGGCTTGTCGGGCAGCATGGGGCTGGTGTCTTCGAACACGAGCTTGATGGTGTCGCCCTTCTTGACCACCGCCAGGTTGATCTTGGTCAGATCCTCGGCCATACCCACGGTGTCCATGAAGCGCGGCTGGCGGAACACGCCGTCGTTGAGCTGGCTCACCTTTTGGCGGGCCGCATCGGCGGTGACCGCCAGGATGCGCCGCAGCCCGCCCACCACCAGGTCCGAGCCCTTCTGGGAGGCGAAGTCCAGGATGCGGCGCTGGGCGATGCGGCAGGCGGCCAGGCGCGCCTTGATGTCCAGGATC is a window of Desulfarculaceae bacterium DNA encoding:
- a CDS encoding SCP2 sterol-binding domain-containing protein gives rise to the protein MPFTEPIQAMEKMLEVFNPEAAQGVNAVFQWDVLGDNGGVWHIKVADGTAELVNERHPTPTVSQTCGTDLFLSMVNYEIDGMQAFMSGRLKMTGDMNVAMKIYELFPLPQPGE
- a CDS encoding alcohol dehydrogenase catalytic domain-containing protein, which produces MQAVMLKPGHQLALEEVPKPAIDAPGQMLVKVTTTAVCGSDLHIKHGEIPIMPGTVIGHEFVGVVEEVSEGVRLFKPGDRVDVPACLWCGCCSACQRGQVQYCEVGGVWGGGFYKGRPLSGAQTEYVLVPDADMCAVPIPDNVSDEQAILVGDVWGTGYHAVVEGGVGPGDTVAVFGCGPVGLCAIASAMLYSPARLFAIDVLPNRLALAEQLGAEVIDASKVDVTSHILGLTDMRGADVAIEAAGLTTTFNHGLGVLRRGGTLSIVGLFNEPVSLNLPILGLSGVRISMGLGNLGHMRKLMSLLENGRVDLSMLTTHTFELSQAMEAYELFEHHKDKCIKVMLKP
- a CDS encoding AMP-binding protein — translated: MTQDNLTHSRVVHRALQDKAAEFGNREFLRFGEESFGYQDFDRASDQVAAGLQALGVAKGDKVAILMSNRPEYLFLWFGLSKLGALEVPVNTAHRGDLLAYMLGQSGSKVVVVEEPFLERLVPVLGELPGLERVVVLGGEASDLGKPATAYAAMVANDGTYAPAEVLWNDPFAIVYTSGTTGPSKGSVMPHNYALFMGDICRGAAEYGPEDCLFNALPLFHGNAQFLSTMPALMSGARMVLGRRFSASNFWSEVKKYGCTEFNYIGGILQILYKAEPRPDDLDNPLRVMFGAGAPPDLYKPFEERFGVRLIEGYGMSEIGVPMLNTVRKRKIGSCGPLLPGYQVKLVDDDGLTVPTGQPGECLLRTTEPNCLLLEYHDMPAQTVEAWQDLWFHTGDYLIQDEDGYYHFVDRKKDAIRRRGENISSFEVEKGIRTHEAVMECAAVAVKSAMGEDEVMVCLTLKPGMELSPEELIAHCAERMAYFMVPRYLRFMEALPKTPTERVQKVLLRNQGVTEDTWDREAAGVKLTR
- a CDS encoding hydantoinase B/oxoprolinase family protein; this translates as MCAMVYARDMEVVQRLKPEPMTPRETAAQDKIDDVEYDIFVHKMNMVAQEGKETTMKLGASSGMRWGDVAFGIYTAQGDLAVVATGIWFHAVLGQLPVKYIVKHYLDDESVGVKEGDSFFFNDPFYGGVHPADMGLCVPVFHEGELICFVGAVVHSGENGGTDPGGVCPRARTKYDEGFIAPPIKVGENYVLREDILAMMASMNRDARTMILDIKARLAACRIAQRRILDFASQKGSDLVVGGLRRILAVTADAARQKVSQLNDGVFRQPRFMDTVGMAEDLTKINLAVVKKGDTIKLVFEDTSPMLPDKPLNSFFQGIIGMAMVYFCGWFLHDLPANNALLAPMEWEFPEDCLLNAKGEAPTTMAPFPQTLFANAMFMAGARMTYHMDPSRAQASWFQGFGVPLFGGMNQWGEPVADITPEMNATGAGARSDQDGVNGAGAFFATMSDCSDVETTEADRPFMYLFRNYFKNSYGHGKYRGGAGIGFGMKMHHVPGVAMGCFGFGSRFPATLGIFGGYAVPPVFLSTVRQSNLGGLLSASENSLPCNLDQVYGEGNPEEGQREYHHITHPIQLFMYGDTFYVPVGGGAGYGDVLERDPQAALNDLAEGLVSEWVVDHVYKVSYDPDTLRLDEEATKARRQEAVAARLASAKPYDEFEAEWLKLSPSEDVLNCYVTYPHPKVGIKQGPLMPSL